The sequence GGCAGCGTGACAGTGCTGGTGGCCGTCGACGTCGCGCTCGTCGAGGCGTGCGTGCTCGAGTGCGTCGGCGCTGCGTTGGGGATCACCTTCGTCTTGCTGCCGCCGAAGCCCGTGACGGCAAAGGCGATCGCGGCGACGACGATCGCGACGATGCTGATCGCAGCGACAGGTGAGGGCAGTGCAACGCCGCGATCGCGGCGCGAGGTGTGGCCGGACACAGTTACAGCTCGAAACCGAGCCGACGAGCCGAGCGCTGACGCTGACGAGCGGCGCGGAGACGGCGCAGACGACGTACGAGCAACGGGTCGGCCTCGACGGCCTCGGGCCGATCAATCAAGGCGTTGAGCACCTGGTAGTACCGCGTCGAACTCATGCCGAACTGCTCGCGTACGGCCGATTCCTTGGCCCCGGCGTACTTCCACCACTGACGCTCGAAGGCCAGGATTTCAAGGTCGCGCTCACTGAGCTCATGCCCGACAACGGGCTGAGCGGCCTCTGCGGCTCCCATAACTGTCCTTCGAGTTCATCGCATACGTTCGCTCCAAAACTACCCGGGCGGAGGGTCATGTCAGGCGCGCCACGCCCACCCACGACCGTTCGAGACCCGTTACGGTGAGGGGGATGAAGGCTGACCTGGTGATCCTCGCGAACCGCCTCCCGGTGGATCGCGTACGCGATGCCGCGGGATCCCCCACGGGCTGGCGAGCCTCCCCCGGCGGTCTGGTGAGTGCGCTCGAACCGGTCCTGCGTGCCAAGAACGGGATCTGGCTCGGATGGCCGGGCGGCACCGAGCAACAGCTGAAGCCGTTCGAGATCGACGGCTTGCGGTTGGTGCCGCTGTCGATGGACGACATCGAGATCGAGCGACACTACGAAGGCTTCTCCAACGGCACCCTGTGGCCGCTGTATCACGACGTCGTGGCCAAGCCCGCGTTCCACCGCGAGTGGTGGGAGACGTACGAGAAGGTCAACCGTAGATTCGCCGAAGCCGCCGCCAAGGCAGCCAACAAGGGCGGCACCGTCTGGGTCCACGACTATCAGTTGCAGCTCGTCCCGAGCTTCCTGCGCAAGCTCCGGCCAGATCTGAAGATCGGGTTCTTCCTGCACATCCCGTTCCCGCCGACCGAGCTCTTCATGCAGCTCCCATGGCGGCGCCAGATCGTCGAGGGACTGCTGGGCGCCGACCTGATCGGCTTCCAGGTCCCCGGCGCCGCCAACAACTTCACGCGCCTGGTCCGCCAACTCGCCGGGCTCGGCAGCGGACGTCAGAACGTCGTCGACCTGCCGGACGGGCGCCGGGTGAAGATCGCGGCGTACCCGATCTCGATCGACTTCAGTGGCTTCGCCGAGCTTGCCGAGACGGAGTCGGTCAATGCCCGCGCAGCTCAGATCCGCTCGCAGCTCGGCAACCCTCGGACCGTCTTCCTGGGCTGCGACCGCCTCGACTACACGAAGGGCATCTACGCCCGCCTGCGCGCCTTCGGTGAGTTGATCGAGGAGGGCAAGGTGAGCGTCAACGACGCGGTCTTCGTCCAGGTTGCGGTGCCCTCACGTGAGCAGGTCGAGGAGTATCAACGGCTCCGCGACGAGATCGACCGCCTGGTCGGTCGCCTGAACGGCGATCTGGGCGGGATCGGCAAGCCGGCGATCCTCTATCTGCACACGTCCTTCCCCCGCGAGGAGATGGCGGCGCTCTACCGCGCAGCCGACGTCATGGTGGTCACTCCGTACCGCGACGGGATGAACCTGGTCGCCAAGGAGTACGTCGCCTGCCGGTCGGAGAACGACGGTGCGCTGGTGCTCTCCGAGTTCGCCGGCGCAGCCCGGGAACTGAAGCAGGCATGGCTGGTCAACCCGTACGACATCAACGGCATGAAGGCCGCCTTCCTGGACGCGTACAACGCCGATCCGAAGGAACGCAGCCGCCGGATGCGGGCCATGCGTCGGACGGTCTCCACCAACGACGTGGTGATGTGGGCCGACCACTTCATGGCCGACCTGGATCACACCGGCCGTTAGTCAGCCCAACTCGTTGAACTTGCTCTTCGTGGTCAGCACCGACATCAGGTCCTGGTGGATCTGCGACCCGATCTCGCCCCAACCGTCCTTGTAGCCATAGACGCTGGCGAGCGTACGAGCCTCGTAGTCGCCGCTGAAGATCTCGATGTCATTGGCGCTGATCATGCTCGGATGGGCGACGCCGACGGCGGCGGCGACCTTCATCAGCTCCTTGCGCAGAGTGATCAGATAGGTCGCGCAGCGTACGCCCTTGTCGTGCGGGTCCAGGCCGTGCGCGAGCCACTTGTTCTGCGTGGCGACGCCGGTCGGGCAGGTGTCCTCGTGACACTTCTGGGACTGGATGCAGCCGATCGAGAGCATCG comes from Nocardioides baekrokdamisoli and encodes:
- a CDS encoding DUF3263 domain-containing protein — its product is MGAAEAAQPVVGHELSERDLEILAFERQWWKYAGAKESAVREQFGMSSTRYYQVLNALIDRPEAVEADPLLVRRLRRLRAARQRQRSARRLGFEL
- a CDS encoding alpha,alpha-trehalose-phosphate synthase (UDP-forming), coding for MKADLVILANRLPVDRVRDAAGSPTGWRASPGGLVSALEPVLRAKNGIWLGWPGGTEQQLKPFEIDGLRLVPLSMDDIEIERHYEGFSNGTLWPLYHDVVAKPAFHREWWETYEKVNRRFAEAAAKAANKGGTVWVHDYQLQLVPSFLRKLRPDLKIGFFLHIPFPPTELFMQLPWRRQIVEGLLGADLIGFQVPGAANNFTRLVRQLAGLGSGRQNVVDLPDGRRVKIAAYPISIDFSGFAELAETESVNARAAQIRSQLGNPRTVFLGCDRLDYTKGIYARLRAFGELIEEGKVSVNDAVFVQVAVPSREQVEEYQRLRDEIDRLVGRLNGDLGGIGKPAILYLHTSFPREEMAALYRAADVMVVTPYRDGMNLVAKEYVACRSENDGALVLSEFAGAARELKQAWLVNPYDINGMKAAFLDAYNADPKERSRRMRAMRRTVSTNDVVMWADHFMADLDHTGR